A window of the Brassica oleracea var. oleracea cultivar TO1000 chromosome C1, BOL, whole genome shotgun sequence genome harbors these coding sequences:
- the LOC106324337 gene encoding pentatricopeptide repeat-containing protein At4g37170 codes for MNQTIARKLSTFVNMSSSYASMKRFPEKKFFNSNQEDVSVVERLCKGKRFSEAIDVLCGQKQLIEAVQLLSRAKKPPPASTYCNLIQICTQRRALEEGKKVHRHIIASGFVPGVVICNRLMRMYAKCGSLVDARKVFDEMPQRDVCSWNVMVSGYAEAGLVEEARKVFDEMPERDSYSWTAMVNGYVKRDQPEEALVMYSLMQKERDSKANVFTVSSAVAAAAEIACIRRGREIHGHVVRAGLDSDEVLWSSLMDMYGKCGCIDEARRIFDKIVVKDVVSWTSMIDRYFKSRRWREGFSLFSELIGSNARPNEYTFAGVLNACTDLTTEEVGKQVHGYMTRVGYDPYSFASSSLVDLYTKCGNMESAKRVVDGCDKPDLFSWTSLIGGYAQNGEPEKALKYFDLLLESGTKPDHITFVSVLSACTHAGLVEKGLEYFHSITEKHGLSHTDDHYTCLVDLLARSGRFEELKDVISEMPMTPSKFLWASVLGGCSTHGNVDQAEEAARELFEIEPENPATYVTMANIYAAAGKWEEEGRMRKRMNQTGVTKTPGSSWTEVKRKRHVFIAGDTSNPMHEQIVEYLGELREKMKEEGYVPATSLVLHDVEDEQKEENLVYHSEKLAVAFAILSTPEGTGVKVFKNLRSCVDCHSAIKFISKITKRKITVRDSARFHCFENGQCSCRDYW; via the coding sequence ATGAATCAAACGATTGCGAGAAAGTTGAGTACTTTTGTGAATATGTCATCTTCTTACGCCTCAATGAAGCGATTCCCCGAGAAGAAGTTCTTCAATTCGAATCAAGAAGACGTTAGTGTCGTCGAGCGATTATGTAAAGGTAAGAGATTTAGTGAAGCAATTGATGTTCTGTGCGGGCAGAAGCAATTGATCGAAGCTGTTCAGCTTCTGAGTCGAGCAAAGAAACCACCGCCTGCTTCTACTTACTGCAACCTCATCCAAATCTGCACACAAAGACGCGCGCTTGAAGAGGGCAAGAAGGTGCATCGACACATTATAGCCTCTGGGTTTGTTCCGGGCGTCGTTATATGTAACCGTCTGATGAGAATGTACGCGAAATGCGGGAGCTTGGTTGACGCGCGGAAGGTGTTCGACGAAATGCCGCAGAGAGATGTTTGTTCGTGGAACGTGATGGTGAGCGGTTACGCGGAGGCTGGGCTGGTGGAGGAAGCGAGGAAGGTGTTCGACGAAATGCCTGAGAGAGATAGTTACTCGTGGACGGCTATGGTTAACGGGTATGTTAAGAGAGATCAGCCTGAAGAGGCGTTGGTGATGTATAGTCTGATGCAGAAGGAACGGGATTCGAAAGCTAACGTGTTCACTGTTTCGAGCGCGGTGGCTGCCGCTGCTGAGATTGCTTGTATCCGTAGAGGGAGGGAGATTCATGGGCATGTGGTTAGAGCTGGTTTGGATTCGGATGAGGTTCTTTGGAGTTCTTTGATGGATATGTATGGGAAATGTGGATGTATTGATGAAGCGAGACGCATCTTTGATAAGATAGTTGTCAAAGATGTCGTCTCGTGGACGTCGATGATAGATAGATACTTCAAGTCTCGTAGATGGCGCGAAGGGTTCTCTTTGTTCTCTGAGTTGATAGGTTCTAATGCACGGCCTAATGAGTACACTTTTGCTGGAGTTTTGAACGCTTGCACTGATCTCACTACAGAGGAAGTTGGGAAGCAGGTTCATGGATACATGACGAGAGTCGGGTATGATCCTTACTCCTTTGCGTCGAGCTCTCTTGTGGATTTGTATACAAAATGTGGAAACATGGAGAGCGCGAAACGCGTTGTTGATGGATGTGATAAACCTGATTTGTTTTCTTGGACTTCTTTGATCGGCGGGTATGCGCAGAACGGGGAGCCTGAGAAGGCGTTAAAGTACTTCGACTTGCTTCTTGAATCTGGGACCAAACCTGATCACATTACCTTTGTGAGCGTCCTCTCCGCTTGTACTCATGCAGGGCTGGTCGAGAAGGGACTCGAGTACTTCCATTCGATAACAGAGAAGCACGGGCTGTCTCATACAGATGATCACTACACTTGTCTTGTTGATCTGTTAGCTCGGTCCGGAAGATTCGAGGAGTTGAAAGACGTCATCAGCGAAATGCCGATGACACCGAGTAAGTTTCTATGGGCCTCTGTGCTCGGTGGGTGCAGCACTCACGGGAACGTTGATCAAGCGGAGGAAGCGGCTCGAGAGCTGTTCGAGATAGAACCGGAGAATCCAGCTACTTATGTCACAATGGCTAACATCTATGCAGCGGCAGGGAAGTGGGAGGAAGAAGGAAGAATGAGAAAGAGAATGAACCAAACCGGAGTCACCAAAACGCCCGGTTCGAGCTGGACCGAGGTAAAACGTAAGCGTCACGTGTTTATAGCGGGGGATACTTCGAATCCAATGCATGAACAAATAGTTGAGTACTTGGGCGAGCTGAGGGAGAAGATGAAAGAAGAAGGGTACGTTCCGGCTACGAGTCTTGTGTTGCACGACGTAGAAGATGAGCAGAAGGAAGAGAATCTTGTGTACCATAGCGAGAAACTCGCTGTTGCGTTTGCGATTCTGTCGACGCCGGAAGGAACGGGGGTTAAGGTGTTCAAGAACTTGAGGTCTTGTGTTGATTGTCACAGTGCTATTAAGTTTATATCGAAGATTACGAAGAGGAAGATAACGGTTAGAGACTCTGCTCGGTTTCATTGCTTTGAAAATGGACAATGTTCTTGTAGAGACTATTGGTAA
- the LOC106323631 gene encoding uncharacterized protein LOC106323631: MVQTDTDKMGLNLNLSMYSLAKPLSQFLDEVSRIKDYDSKLSEIDGYVGKLEEERKKIDVFKRELPLCMLLLNEAIETLKEEASSSVMMASDGKLDVGEGAKVESDNKKNWMSSAQLWISNPNSQLQSTNEKEDRSVTHKPIQGGAFSSFNLPPAPLSLGTPASEILMDYNHQFSKPMQSLHSQKKEQRRRWSQELHRKFVDALHSLGGSQVATPKQIRDMMKVDGLTNDEVKSHLQKYRMHIRKHPLHPAKTLSSSDQHVVLDKETQSLISLTRSDSPQSPLIDGGLFSNNGHSSEEAEDEEKSDGRSWKSVSNKKKQGLDLEL, from the exons ATGGTTCAGACAGATACAGATAAGATGGGTCTTAATTTGAATCTGTCCATGTACTCTCTAGCAAAACCCTTGTCTCAATTTCTCGACGAAGTGTCGAGGATCAAAGATTATGATTCGAAGCTGTCTGAAATCGATGGGTATGTCGGAAAATTAGAGGAAGAGAGGAAAAAGATCGATGTTTTTAAACGGGAACTACCTCTATGCATGCTCCTATTGAACGAAG CGATTGAGACGTTAAAGGAAGAGGCTTCATCATCAGTGATGATGGCATCAGATGGTAAATTAGATGTGGGTGAAGGGGCAAAAGTGGAAAGTGATAATAAGAAGAACTGGATGAGCTCTGCCCAGTTATGGATCTCCAACCCTAACTCCCAATTGCAATCG ACAAACGAAAAAGAAGATCGGTCTGTGACTCATAAGCCTATTCAGGGAGGGGCATTTTCGTCATTTAACCTTCCTCCAGCTCCTCTGTCTCTCGGGACTCCAGCATCAGAGATACTTATGGATTATAATCATCAGTTCAGCAAACCTATGCAGAGCCTTCACAGTCAGAAGAAAGAGCAGAGAAGGAGATGGTCACAGGAACTTCACCGTAAGTTCGTTGATGCTCTTCACAGCCTTGGAGGGTCACAAG TGGCGACACCAAAGCAGATTAGAGATATGATGAAAGTTGATGGTTTAACCAATGATGAAGTCAAAAGCCATTTACAA AAGTATAGAATGCATATCCGTAAGCATCCGCTGCATCCAGCAAAGACTTTGTCATCCTCGGATCAGCATGTTGTGTTAGATAAAGAAACACAAAGCTTGATAAGTTTGACGAGGTCTGATTCACCACAAAGTCCGCTTATTGATGGAGGTTTGTTCAGTAATAATGGACATAGCTCAGAGGAGGCAGAGGATGAAGAAAAATCTGATGGACGTAGCTGGAAAAGTGTTTCAAATAAGAAGAAACAAGGGTTGGATCTTGAGCTTTGA